GCCAGGTGGTCGGGGCGGACCTCGCGGAAGAGATGCTTGATGTGCTTTTCTCACGCTTTTGCGTGGGCAAATAGCCGCAACCGACCTTCGGGAACATTTCGGCAGGCCTTTATGTCATGGAGAATGAGGTGTCGCCTGGCAATCGACCGTTCTCCCGTGATACCTACCACAACGCTGCCGCGTCTGCGCCACTTATAATCCGGATACAAAAACTAAGCGGCCGATTTCACGCTTGGATAACGTAAAACCCCGCATATGAAGCAGAGGTTTACGAAAATCAAGAATGTGAACCGGCAGTTTCGCGAGGGTTTACTGTTAGTATTGGCCTCGCCGCGCCGAAAACTGTCGGTGAAAGCCTGTCGCTTCCCTTGGTAGCCCGGTTGCAGGAGGTTTGCCGCGTGGAGAAGACCCGGAAGTGGTCCATCACCCCCGCAGAGCGTGAAGAAAAGGTAATGGAGTACCTCCCCCTGGTGAGGAAGATCGCCCGCGGTCTGGCCAGGCGGAGTACGGATCCCGTCGAGGATCTGATCCAGGTGGGCTCCATCGGACTGCTGGAAGCGATCGACCGCTACGAACTCGGCCACAACACGGAGTTCAAGACCTTCGCGGTCCACTACATCACCGGGCACATCCGGCACTACCTGCGCGACCGGCAGAACCTCATGCGCGGCCCCCGGGCCCTGCAGGAACTCTCGTACCGCCTGAGCCAGGTGAACAACCTCCTCTCGCAGGAACTTGGCCGCGAACCCACCGACACCGAGCTGGCAAACGCCCTGGACATCACGGAGAAGCAGGTCGACGAGGTCAAGCAGTACGACAACCGCGTGTCGGTGTACTGGCTGGATCAGGAGGGCCGGTCCGACGAGGACGATTCCCGGAGCCTCCTCGAGACCTTGCAGGATCCCCGGTCGGTACGGGACTGCCAGAACGATCTCGACGAGCGCCTGATTCTCCGGGACGCGATGTGCCGCCTGACCAAGCAGCAGCAGGAGCTCCTCGAGATGCGCTACTTCCAGGACATGACCCAGGCCGAGGTGGCCAGGCGCCTGGGGGTTAGCCAGATGGAGATCTGCCGGCGCCTCAAGCGCGCCATCAAGCAACTGCAGGCGATCCTGCAGCCCGCCGGGATCGTCTTCGAACCCTAGCAGGCTGCTATAGCCGAGGCCGGCCCGCCAGGCGGGCCAGGGTCTCGACGTCGGCGGGCCTGGCGTTGAACCAGTCCACGACCTCGCGCGCCGAAAGCAGATCCGCCGTGCGGTGGAGGTCGGCCGCCATGAGGGCCGCGAGTTCCGGATCGAGCGAAATCAGCCGCGCGTAGGTATGAAAGGCCTCATCCTCGGGTCCCGCCGGGCGGAAGGTCATCGCGAACGGGTCGAATCTCATGCCCAGGCGGGTGGCGACGGGTGCCGTGCCCGAGATGAAGGCCGCGCCCGATCCGCGCGCCAGATTCTCCTCCAGGTAGGGCTGCGCCATCTTGGCGTAGACCGACCGGAGAAGGTCGCCATTGGCGATTTCGCCCTGGACGGCGTAGAAGGCCCGGCCCATCGCGAGCCATTTCGGGATCCCGAGGTCGGTGAACTGCATGGCGTCGTCGTTGAGCAACTGGCTGCGGCCCGCTTCGGGCAACGCCGCGATGGCCGCCCGCAGGGCGGCCGCGTCCTGCGCGTACGCGCGACGCTCTTCCCCCGAGAGGCCCTGGCCGCGTAGTGCCGCCTGATCGATCGGCGGGCGCCACTTGCCCGCGAGTGTCGCGGCGGCGTCGTACAGGGCCGCCAGGGAGGGGGCGGCGTCGGAAGGAATGTGGCCGGCGGCGGCGAGGGCCGCGAAGTCCACACGCAATCCCCCGCTGGCGAAGCCGGCCGCGACGAAGCCGGCCATGTGGTGGGACAGGACCGTGGCGAGGATCCCCGGGGCTGCGGTCGGGTCCATTCCGGCGGCGGTGACCGCCGTAAGGATCTGCTCGAACGCGGGGATCCCGTGCAACCAGGTCCCCTGCATGAAGCCCTGCGCGGCGTTGGCGCGCCCGCGTTGCAGCACGCGCTCTTTCCAGACGTTTCGTAGCTCGCTCTCTTCGTCGGGGGAGAGGTTGGCGGCTTCGGCTTCTTTCTTCACGGCGGCCGGGGCGGTCGGGATTCCGCCGCGGTCGATCCAGAGGTCGAGCATCAGGCGTACGCGTTCGCCAATTGGCCCCTCGGCCGAGATTGCCGCCTTCAGGTGCGCCTTCATTCCGGCGAAGATGGCGCCGCCCGAATCGCCGAAGTTCGTGGGAACGGTGGGCGACAGCGCCAGGTCCGCCGCCGAGCGACCCTTCATGAAGACGTCGGTCAGGACGGTATCCATCGCCAGGCGGTCGACTTCGGCCTGCGTCAGCGGGCGGGCCCGGCTGGAAGCGTGGTCGGCCAGGACCCCGCGGAAGACGCTTGCCAGGTGCTCGACGTTGGCGGCCCCTACGGCGTCGATCGACGAGAAAGGGGAGCCGAGCGCCGCGCCGAGCGCTCCCAGCACCGCCGCGGAGGGCGCGGCGACGCTGGCCTCG
The Candidatus Tanganyikabacteria bacterium genome window above contains:
- a CDS encoding sigma-70 family RNA polymerase sigma factor, whose protein sequence is MEKTRKWSITPAEREEKVMEYLPLVRKIARGLARRSTDPVEDLIQVGSIGLLEAIDRYELGHNTEFKTFAVHYITGHIRHYLRDRQNLMRGPRALQELSYRLSQVNNLLSQELGREPTDTELANALDITEKQVDEVKQYDNRVSVYWLDQEGRSDEDDSRSLLETLQDPRSVRDCQNDLDERLILRDAMCRLTKQQQELLEMRYFQDMTQAEVARRLGVSQMEICRRLKRAIKQLQAILQPAGIVFEP